One genomic region from uncultured Cohaesibacter sp. encodes:
- the prfB gene encoding peptide chain release factor 2 (programmed frameshift): MRAEIQNVVDEIKQGLALLRRHLDWDVAQKRLLELNNLAEDPNLWNDPQNAQKLMQERQKLESAINGYLKAKQDLEDSIELIELGEMEDDADVIKDAEDTLHALLKSISRQQIETMLSGEADGMDCYIEVHSGAGGTESQDWASMMLRMYTRWAEKAGFKVDVLEVTAGEEAGIKAATIMVKGENAYGWAKTESGVHRLVRISPFDSQARRHTSFSSVWVYPVIDDTIEIEINESDCRIDTYRASGAGGQHVNTTDSAVRITHHPTGIVVQCQNERSQHKNRAQAWDMLRARLYERELQIREDKASAEAASKTDIGWGHQIRSYVLQPYQLVKDLRTGVESTSPQDVLDGALTPYMEAALAQRAYGTEGEDQVEDLV; encoded by the exons ATGCGCGCAGAAATCCAGAATGTAGTCGACGAAATCAAGCAGGGTCTTGCTCTGCTGAGGAGGCATCTT GACTGGGATGTCGCCCAGAAACGCCTGCTCGAACTGAATAATCTCGCCGAAGATCCCAATCTTTGGAACGATCCGCAGAATGCCCAGAAGCTGATGCAGGAACGCCAGAAGCTGGAATCGGCGATCAATGGCTATCTTAAGGCCAAGCAGGATCTTGAAGATTCCATAGAGCTTATAGAATTGGGCGAGATGGAAGATGACGCCGATGTGATCAAGGATGCGGAAGACACGCTTCATGCGCTCTTGAAAAGCATTTCTCGCCAGCAGATCGAGACCATGCTCTCGGGTGAAGCGGACGGGATGGATTGCTATATCGAAGTGCATTCCGGCGCAGGTGGAACCGAAAGCCAGGACTGGGCATCCATGATGCTCAGGATGTATACGCGCTGGGCCGAGAAGGCCGGTTTCAAGGTTGACGTTCTTGAGGTGACCGCAGGGGAAGAAGCCGGTATCAAGGCTGCGACCATCATGGTCAAAGGCGAGAATGCCTATGGTTGGGCAAAGACTGAGTCCGGCGTGCATCGCTTGGTGCGCATTTCGCCGTTTGACAGTCAGGCACGCCGTCATACGTCATTTTCCTCTGTCTGGGTTTATCCCGTGATTGACGATACGATCGAAATCGAGATCAATGAGAGTGATTGCCGCATCGATACCTACCGCGCTTCGGGTGCTGGTGGTCAGCACGTCAACACGACCGACTCAGCTGTTCGTATCACGCACCATCCGACGGGGATCGTTGTGCAGTGTCAGAATGAACGCTCACAGCACAAGAACCGCGCTCAGGCATGGGATATGTTGCGTGCGCGTCTGTATGAGCGAGAACTGCAAATTCGTGAAGACAAGGCCAGTGCCGAAGCTGCTTCCAAGACCGATATTGGCTGGGGCCATCAGATCCGCTCTTATGTTCTGCAGCCCTACCAACTGGTCAAGGATTTGCGCACCGGGGTTGAAAGCACCAGTCCGCAAGATGTGCTTGATGGCGCTTTGACACCTTATATGGAAGCCGCGCTCGCCCAACGTGCGTATGGCACGGAAGGGGAGGATCAGGTCGAGGATCTAGTCTAA
- a CDS encoding penicillin-binding protein 1A, translating into MIIWRFFGFLFAAGSVLFIVIATAVYIFLNSMMAGLPDFTALRNYEPPVTTRIHAADGQLMAEYARERRLFLPIQAIPDRVKEAFISAEDKNFYTHAGLDFTGIARAVVTNLKNMGHNRRLVGASTITQQVAKNFLLTSEQSYERKIKEALLSMRIEQTFTKPEILELYLNEMYFGIGVYGIGSASLNYFDKSVHELTLSEAAYLAALMKAPNNYHPIRHKEKAIERRDWVIDQMVSNGYVTVEEANKAKATDLQVTFRPRGAHIFAADYFAEEVRRWIDKTFGEEKLYNGGLSVRTSLDVKLQEEARVALNHGLVKFDKGKGWRGPITNIDIAGDWGKALLDQKPLSDVPEWKLAVVLSTEGKEATIGLRPDEEDKNASANERQIATLPFDGLKWAKWSKGDRKGKAVRKASDVLSPGDVVYVSTNDDGSFELEQVPEVSGALIAMDPMTGRILAIAGGFSFDQSQFDRATQAYRQPGSSFKPFVYATALDNGYTPSSVVMDAPIEIDQGGGQGIWRPQNYGGKFYGPSTLRLGIELSRNVMTVRLAKDMGMPLVAEYAKRFGIYDNLMPVLSMALGAGETTVLRMVTAYSMLANGGRRITPTFVDRVQDRYGKTIYKHDQRICENCNVQRWEHQGEPTVIDNREQVLDPMTAYQITSMMEGVVQRGTGTIVRKVVGKPIAGKTGTTNDERDAWFVGFSPDLVVGVYVGYDRPRPMGRGATGGHLAAPIFAEFMKVALKDKPKKPFKVPEGIELIPIDRRTGLRASAQSDGVILEAFKPGTLPPDSYSVIGFTDDMGRPVTAEEAEQALTQGTGGLY; encoded by the coding sequence ATGATAATTTGGCGCTTCTTCGGCTTTCTCTTTGCCGCAGGTTCGGTTCTGTTCATTGTGATCGCCACCGCTGTATATATCTTCCTGAATTCCATGATGGCCGGATTGCCGGACTTCACAGCCTTACGGAATTATGAGCCCCCTGTGACCACGCGCATTCATGCCGCCGATGGTCAATTGATGGCTGAATATGCGCGTGAACGGCGCTTGTTTTTGCCGATTCAAGCTATTCCGGATCGTGTGAAAGAGGCCTTTATCTCAGCCGAAGACAAGAATTTCTACACCCATGCAGGGCTGGACTTTACCGGCATCGCACGTGCTGTGGTCACCAACCTGAAGAATATGGGGCATAATCGTCGCCTTGTTGGCGCGTCGACCATCACGCAGCAGGTGGCCAAGAACTTCCTTTTGACCTCGGAGCAATCCTACGAGCGCAAGATCAAGGAAGCTCTGCTTTCCATGCGTATCGAGCAGACTTTCACCAAGCCCGAGATTCTCGAGCTTTATCTCAACGAGATGTATTTCGGTATCGGGGTCTATGGTATTGGATCTGCTTCCCTCAACTATTTCGACAAATCTGTGCATGAGCTAACCCTTTCCGAGGCAGCCTATCTGGCAGCCTTGATGAAGGCGCCAAACAACTATCATCCGATCCGGCACAAGGAAAAGGCCATCGAGCGCCGAGACTGGGTTATCGATCAGATGGTCAGCAATGGCTATGTAACGGTCGAGGAAGCCAACAAGGCCAAGGCAACGGACTTGCAGGTGACCTTCCGCCCAAGAGGCGCGCATATCTTCGCCGCGGACTATTTTGCTGAGGAAGTGCGGCGTTGGATCGACAAGACATTTGGCGAAGAGAAGCTCTATAATGGTGGCCTTTCTGTTCGCACCTCGCTTGATGTGAAGCTTCAGGAAGAAGCGCGCGTTGCGCTGAACCACGGTCTTGTCAAGTTCGACAAGGGCAAGGGGTGGCGCGGGCCGATCACCAATATCGATATCGCCGGGGACTGGGGCAAGGCCTTGCTGGACCAGAAGCCACTGTCGGATGTTCCTGAATGGAAATTGGCTGTTGTGCTCTCCACTGAAGGCAAGGAAGCAACCATTGGCTTGCGGCCTGATGAGGAAGACAAGAATGCGTCAGCCAATGAACGCCAAATCGCGACTCTTCCATTCGATGGTCTTAAATGGGCCAAATGGTCCAAGGGAGACCGAAAGGGCAAGGCGGTTCGCAAGGCATCTGATGTATTGTCGCCGGGAGATGTTGTCTATGTCTCTACCAATGACGACGGCAGCTTCGAACTTGAGCAGGTGCCAGAGGTTTCCGGTGCTCTGATTGCGATGGACCCTATGACCGGCCGTATTCTGGCAATCGCGGGTGGCTTCTCCTTCGATCAGAGCCAGTTTGACCGAGCCACGCAGGCCTATCGTCAGCCGGGCTCTTCTTTCAAGCCTTTCGTTTATGCGACAGCCCTTGATAATGGCTATACGCCTTCCAGCGTGGTTATGGATGCGCCAATCGAGATTGATCAGGGGGGTGGACAGGGCATCTGGCGTCCGCAGAACTATGGCGGCAAATTCTATGGTCCATCGACCTTGCGTCTGGGTATCGAGCTTTCGCGTAACGTCATGACTGTGCGCCTCGCCAAGGATATGGGTATGCCGTTGGTTGCCGAATATGCCAAACGCTTCGGCATCTACGACAATCTGATGCCAGTGCTGTCTATGGCGCTGGGGGCCGGGGAAACCACCGTTCTGCGCATGGTGACGGCGTATTCGATGCTGGCCAATGGTGGGCGACGGATTACGCCGACCTTTGTTGACCGGGTGCAGGATCGCTATGGTAAAACCATTTACAAGCATGATCAGCGCATTTGCGAAAATTGCAATGTCCAGCGCTGGGAGCATCAGGGCGAGCCGACTGTGATCGATAACCGTGAACAGGTGCTCGATCCGATGACCGCCTATCAGATCACTTCCATGATGGAAGGGGTTGTTCAACGCGGTACCGGTACGATTGTTCGCAAGGTGGTTGGCAAGCCGATCGCGGGTAAAACCGGCACGACCAACGACGAGCGTGACGCCTGGTTTGTGGGCTTCTCGCCGGATCTGGTGGTTGGGGTCTATGTGGGTTATGACCGGCCGCGTCCTATGGGGCGTGGCGCTACGGGTGGCCATCTGGCAGCTCCGATCTTTGCCGAGTTCATGAAGGTGGCGTTGAAAGACAAGCCAAAGAAACCATTCAAGGTGCCTGAAGGCATTGAGCTTATTCCAATTGACCGGCGTACGGGCCTCAGAGCCTCGGCCCAGAGTGACGGTGTCATTCTGGAGGCCTTCAAGCCAGGAACGCTACCGCCAGACAGTTATTCCGTTATTGGCTTTACCGATGATATGGGGCGGCCGGTGACAGCGGAAGAAGCCGAACAGGCCTTGACGCAAGGCACCGGTGGTCTGTATTAA
- a CDS encoding N-acetylmuramoyl-L-alanine amidase, with amino-acid sequence MTSAMRLVGWFLVLVGLLLCNPLAAQEQTGSMVSIKGALTDGSAEKAQFILDVSKPVGFSVFALEDPYRLVIDLPDMDFEMEQGMGLVERAMVQNFRFGRFGHAGSRVVLDLAGPTKVDRAYILPAVDGNPVRLVFNLEAVSEREFAEQSLRDVIRIGADGKPQPAPIAKAPSSPVAEKEEGDTRPLIVLDPGHGGIDTGAVSNRVQESKVVLSFAKSLKKALEAEGQFRILLTRDTDRFISLSNRVAFAQEHKANLFLSIHADIVREHYVRGATVYTLSERASDAVAHKLAQQENRSDLIAGLEIDQSDDVVADILIDLTRRETANHSALYSRTLVGALKASIRLSKTPERSAGFRVLKAPDIPSVLLELGYLSNKEDRADLLSKEWQEKAIKSIVKSINRFFARRSVQSSALFVPSKG; translated from the coding sequence ATGACTTCAGCTATGAGATTGGTCGGATGGTTTCTTGTGCTTGTAGGGCTTTTGCTTTGCAATCCGCTTGCTGCGCAGGAACAGACTGGATCCATGGTGTCTATCAAGGGGGCACTTACAGACGGTAGCGCAGAGAAGGCGCAGTTCATTCTTGATGTTTCCAAGCCTGTCGGCTTTAGTGTTTTTGCTCTGGAAGACCCATATCGACTGGTGATCGATCTGCCTGACATGGATTTTGAAATGGAGCAGGGAATGGGGCTAGTCGAGCGGGCGATGGTGCAGAATTTTCGCTTTGGTCGCTTCGGGCATGCCGGCTCACGCGTTGTGCTGGATCTGGCCGGGCCAACCAAGGTGGATCGCGCTTACATCCTTCCCGCAGTAGACGGTAATCCTGTACGACTGGTGTTCAATCTCGAGGCGGTCAGTGAACGTGAGTTTGCCGAGCAATCTTTACGCGATGTGATCCGTATTGGCGCAGATGGTAAACCCCAGCCTGCTCCGATCGCCAAGGCACCGAGTAGCCCTGTGGCCGAGAAAGAGGAAGGGGATACACGCCCGCTCATTGTGCTCGATCCGGGCCATGGCGGCATTGATACCGGCGCTGTTTCCAATCGGGTGCAAGAGAGCAAGGTTGTGCTCTCCTTTGCCAAATCGCTTAAAAAGGCGCTCGAAGCCGAGGGGCAGTTCCGCATCTTGCTGACACGGGATACGGATCGGTTCATTTCTCTTTCCAACCGGGTCGCCTTCGCCCAGGAACACAAGGCTAATCTGTTTTTGTCGATCCATGCGGATATTGTGCGTGAGCATTATGTTCGCGGTGCGACGGTCTACACGCTGTCTGAACGCGCTTCGGATGCGGTTGCGCACAAGCTGGCGCAACAGGAAAATCGCTCTGATCTGATTGCGGGGCTGGAAATCGACCAGTCTGATGACGTCGTCGCCGATATTCTGATTGACCTCACAAGGCGTGAAACAGCCAATCATTCCGCACTTTATTCGCGCACGCTTGTCGGGGCGCTCAAGGCGTCCATCCGGCTGTCAAAAACGCCCGAGCGATCCGCCGGTTTCCGCGTGCTCAAGGCGCCGGACATTCCCAGCGTTCTGCTGGAGTTGGGCTATCTGTCCAACAAGGAGGACAGGGCGGATCTCCTCTCGAAGGAATGGCAAGAAAAGGCGATCAAATCCATCGTCAAATCCATCAATAGATTCTTTGCCCGGCGGTCTGTTCAATCCAGCGCCCTGTTCGTGCCATCCAAGGGGTGA